GGCGTAGACCACGGACACACCCGCCGCCTCGGTGGGCGTGAAGATGCCGGAATAGATGCCCCCGAGCACGATAAGCGGCATGGCCAGTCCCCAGGACGCCCGCCCGAGGATGCGCAGGGTTTCGCCCAGGGAATGCGATGATGTCGCGCCCCAGTTGAAACGCCTGGCCATGTACACGGCAAAGGCCCCAAAGATGATCACCCGTATCACGCCCGGAACGACGCCGGCCATGAACATGTCGCTGACCGAGGTGTTGCCCACCAGGGAATAGAGGACCATGGGGATGGACGGAGGAATGAGAATGCCGAGGGTTCCGGCGCTGGTGATGAGGCCGATGCTGAATTTTTCGCTGTAGCCCGAACGGATCAGGGCCGGAATCATGATGCTGCCCACGGCGATAACGGTGGCCGGGCTTGACCCGGAGATGGCCGCGAAAAACATGCAGGTCAGAATTCCGGCCAGGGCCAGCCCGCCGCGAAAGCGCCCGACGCAGGCGTCCATGGACTGGACCAGATAATGGGCGATGCGCCCCTCGGCCATGATATTGCCGGCCAGAATGAAAAAAGGAATGGACAGCAGCAGAAAATTGTCCAGCCCGCGAAAAAGCTGCTGCACCAGCGCGGTCAGGGGTACGTTCAGAAAAAGGCTGACGGCCCCGGCCGTAGTCGCAAGGACGACAATGGCGATGGGCGTCGAAAGCAGCAACAGGCCCAAAAAAGTGCAGACGATGAACCAGACCATCAGTCACGCTCCTCTGCGGTCTGCCCGAACATGATGCGCGCCTGTCCAAGGGCCCTGCCCAGAAAACGCAGGGCGATGCTTACCCCGAAGACGGGTATGGGCAGATAGGCCACCCACATGGGCATGCCCTGCGACGCCGTGGTCATCCCGTAGCGGGCCAGCAGCGTCGTCTGCTCCCACCCGTACCAGGCGATGACCAGCATCACCGCCGCGCTCAGCAGGCCGGCCAGGGTCCGCAGGGCCGCGGCGATGCGCGGCGGGGCATACTGGGTCACGGCCTCCATGGAGAAATGCGCTCCGTATTTGACGGCCATGCCTGCTCCGGCAAAGGTCACGAAGACGAGCAGATACCGGCTGCCCTCGTCAAACCAGTCAAAGGTCATGCCCAGAAAATACCGGGTCATGACCTGGATGGTGGTGCCCACGGCCAGCAGCAGAAGCAGCCCGCCCACGGTCAATTCCTCGATATGCCCGAGGATGCGCAGAAAATTCTTCATCATTCTCTCAAAAACGGCAGGACCAAAAGGCCCTGCCGTTCTGTTTCAAGGCTTGCCTTGGCTCGCGGCGCCGTATCCAGGTCGAGGTCGCCGCGAACAGGATCTAGTTGCTGTACTGGTTCACCTTTTCCACGATCATGTCGTAATAGCGCTTGCCTGCGTACTTTCCGAACTTCGGGTCATCGGGGATATTGCCGACCTGGTTCGCGAACTTCTCGTGCACGGGCAGCACGGCGTCATGAAAGGCCTTGCGCTCTTCGGGAGTCAGGTCCGCGATGGTCGCGCCAAACTTTTCCTGCGCCAGTTTTTCGAGTTCGTTGCGCATGTTCGTGTTTTCGGTGCGGTTGATGTCCTCGGCGATCTTGGCGGCATCCAGAAAGATCCGCTGCTGCTCCGGAGTCAGGCTCTCCCAGACCGGACGGCTGACCATCTTGTAGAGACAGGTCAGGGAGTGGGAGGAACGGGTCAGATACTTGGCCACTTCCGTGAACTTCATCATGACCGAGGTCGGAATGGGGTTTTCCTGCATGTCCACGGCACCCTGCTGCAAGGCGGTGTACAGTTCCGGAAAAGGAATGCCCACGGGGTTGGCGCCGAGCGCACGAAAACTTTCCAGGAACACGGGCGAATCCATGACCCGCACGCGCACACCCTTCATCTGTTCGGGCGAGGTGATGGTCTTGTCGCGCACACCGAAATCGCGCATCTCGTTTTCGGCATAGCCGATGGGGATCAGCCCCATGCCGGGCATCAGCGCGTCCATGACGGTCTTGAATTCCTCGTCGGCCAGCACCTTGTAGGCGACTTCCTTGCTCGGAAAGAGAAAGAAGAGGTCCAGGAGGCCCACCTGGGGAATGAGATTCGACATGACGGCCGTGGTGCAGTCCATCATGTCCAGGGTGCCGAACTGGACCTGCTCCAGCATGGAACGTTCGTTGCCGAGCTGACCAAGCGGAAAGACCTCGATCCTGATCTCGCCTTTCGTCTCCTTTTCCACGTGCTCGGCAAAGGCCAGGGCCGCCTTGTGCATGGGAAAATCCTTGTTCTCGATCTTGGTGGGCGCGATGTGCCCGAACTTGAGAACCCGCTCCGCCTGGGCCGACGCGGCGCAGAACATGGTCATGGCCAGAAAGATCGCCACCGAAACCTTCATCTTCATCGATGCCTCCGGGCTGTCCAGACGCCACGCGGGACGAATGATACAAGCCTTTGTTTTTATTAAAATTTCAAAAAAGAGGACACAAAGCATAAACAATTATCGATCAGCAAGAAGGTTTGCAACCCTTTTCTGGGCATCACCCGCCCATCCGTTCAAATCCGCACGACCCGACCCGTCACATTGACTTCGACACTGCACCCCCCTAGTGATTTTGTCCTTCACGAGCACGCCCCGTTCCGTCCGCCACGGTTCAGGGGCACCGACCCCCTGGAGCGCCCAATGCCATTGCCGTCTTCCCTTGCCGCCGCCCTGGCCCGTATCGTCCCGGCGGAACGCCTGTATCCGGATGCCGTGCGGGCGCGCGTCTTCGCCCTCGACGCCAGCATCTACCAGCCCCGCGCCAAGGCCGTCATCGATCTGGAAAATGAAACCGAAATCCGGAACCTGCTGGCGACACTGCGCGAACACGGCGGCGGCGTGACCTTTCGCGGAGCGGGGACGAGCCTCAACGGCCAGGCCACCGGCGAAGAAATCGTGGCGCGCATCCGGGGTCCGTTCTGGCGCAGGCATGAGATCCTGGACGAGGGACGGGCCATCCGGCTGCATTGCGGCCTGACAGGCGGCGAGGCCGATGCCGCGCTGGCCCCCCTCGGCCGCCGCATCGGACCTGATCCGGCCTCTGCATCGGCCGCTTCCATCGGCGGCATGGTCGCCAACAACGCCGCCGGCATGTGCTGCACCGTGGACCAGAACACCTTCGCGACCATGCGCCACATGCGCCTCATCCTGGCCGACGGCACGATCCTGGACACCGAAGATCCGGACAGCGTGGCCGCGCTGCGCATCAGTCATGCGCATGTGCTTGAGCGCCTCCTTGCGCTGCGCGGCAGGATCATGGCCGACCCGGCCATGGTGGAACGCATCCGGCGCAAGTATTCCATCAAGAACACCACGGGCTATGCCATCAACGCCCTGACCGAATATGGCGATCCCCTGGACATGCTGACCCACCTCATGATCGGATCCGAAGGGACCCTCGGCTTTGTCAGCTCCGTGACCCTGGCCACGGTGCCGGTCCATCCCCTGCGGGCCACGGCGCTCATGATCTTTCCGGACCTGAACGCGGCGGCGCGAGCGGTCATGGCCCTGCGCGGAGGCTGCCCGGTGCAGGCGGCGGAACTTCTTGACCGCACCTCCATCCGCGCCGTGGAAGGCCTGCCCTCGGCGCCGCCCATCCTGCGGAAACTGGGCGACGAGGCTTGCGCCGTGCTCATGGAGACCCGCGCCGAGGACAGCGATACCCTCGCGCGCAATACCGAGGCGATCCTCGCGGCCCTGGTCGATATCGAACAGGTAATACCGCCCCGCTTCACCACCGACCCGGCCGAATGCGAACGCCTGTGGGCCGTCCGGCGCGGCCTCTTCTCGGCGGTGACCAGCTTTCGCGCCGCCGACGAATTCGTCATCACCGAAGACATCAACATTCCGGTGGAACGCCTGGCCGAAGGCTGCGCCGCCTTCCAGCGCCTCTTCAAGCGCCACGGCTATGATGCCGGAATCATGGGGCACGCCTTTCACGGCAATTTCCACTTCACCCTGCCCACGCGCATAAGCGACCCTGCGGAGCTGAGGCGCCTGCACGAATTTCTGGATGACCTGGCAACCCTCATCACTCAGGACTTCGACGGGTCCCTCAAAGCCGAACACGGCACGGGCCGGGCCATCGCCCCCTACGTGCGTCAGGAGTGGGGAGATCCGATCCATGCGATCATGAGGGAAATCAAGAAGCTGCTCGACCCGCACGGCATCCTGAACCCGGGCGTGATGTTCAACGAGGACCCGAGCGCGCATCTTGAAGGCCTCAAGCTCCCCCTGACCAGCCATCAAAAAATCGACATGTGCGTGGACTGCGGATTCTGCGAGCCGGTCTGCCCCTCGCGGCACATCGCCTTCACGCCGCGCCAGCGCATCGCGGCCTGGCGGGAAATCACCCGCCTGGAACAGGATGGACGTGACGACGAGGCACGGCAATGGCGCGAGGCTTTCACGGAACTGGGCGAATCGACCTGTGCCACGGACGGGCTGTGCACCACCCGCTGCCCCTTGAGCATCGACGTGGCCTCCTTCATCCGGGATCTGCGCCATGAAGCAGCCACTCCCTTGACGCGCACGGCGGCCGCAAGGGTGGCGACGCATTTCAACACCGCTACATCACTTGTGCGCGGCGTGCTGGGCGCGGCCGACCTTGCGCACCTGGCCCTCGGTGATCTGAAAATGGAGGCCGTGAGCCGCATCCTGACGAGGCTGAGCGGCAACAGGCTGCCCCTGTGGCAAAAACACCTGCCCCGCGCGGCGGTGTCGATTGCCGGAAAGCCCGGCTGCGCCACCGATCGGGACGTGGTCGTCTATCTGCCGTCCTGCGCCACGCGGACCATGGGCGACACCCGCGGGGACCGTCTGCCCCCCCTGCCCGAAGTCACGCGGCTCCTGCTCGAACGGGCCGGGTTCACGGTGCGCATCCCGGGCAACGTGAACGAACTCTGCTGCGGCAAGGCATTTGAGACCAAGGGACTCTTCGATCAGGCCCAATCGAAGATCCTGGAGCTTGAACGCGCGCTGCGCGAGGCGTCCGAGAACGGCCGCCATCCCATTCTCTGCGACACCAGCCCGTGTCTTGCGCGCATGAAAAAAGAGATTCGCGGCCTTGCCCTCTTCGAGCCCATCGAATTCGCCCAGACTTTCCTGCTTCCGCGCCTGCAACTGAAACCGGCGCGGCGCACCATCGCCCTGCACCCGACCTGCTCCACCCGTCTCATGGGCCTGACAGATGCCTTCACGGACCTGGCGCACCGCCTGGCCGCGAGCGTCGTCCTCCCCGAGGGCATCCTCTGTTGCGGATTCTCCGGCGACAAGGGCTTTCATCGACCGGACCTGAACGCCTCGGCCCTGGCCGGGCTTGCCGCGCAGGTCGCGCAGTGCGGCGAAGGTTATTCCACATCCCGCACATGCGAGATCGGCCTGAGCCTGCACGGGGGCATCCCGTACCGCAACATCCTGTATCTGCTGGAGGAATGCTCCAGGCCGGATGAATGAGCCGATTTTTCATGCCGCGCAAAAACGGATGCAATGAAATTTCAAACAGCAAAAGCTCCGAATGATCCTTTCACCATTTCATAACCAGGCGGTACCATGAAGAAAACCTCGCTCCTCCTTGCGGCCATGTCCTTTTTGCTCATCCTTCAGACCGGCTGCGCGGCGCGGCAAAAAGAGCACGATGCGCACGCCGGTCCCGCCGTCGTCAGGGAGCTCGTCAAAACCACCGAGAGCTGGAACAAGAAAACCTTGCCCGCCTATCCCGGGGGCCAACCCGAGATCACCATCCTGCGTATCGCCATCCCTGCGGGAACCCGCCTGAAGACGCACACCCATCCGGTCATCAATGCCGGAGTGCTGCTCAGCGGTCAGCTCACAGTCGTAGCCGCCAACGGCGAGAAGCTGCATCTCAAGGCCGGAGATCCCATCGTCGAACTGGTCTATACCGAGCATTACGGCGTGAACGAAGGCGACGAACCGGCGGAGATCATCGTCTTTTATGCAGGCACCAGCGGCGCGCCGATCACGCTTTCCGCGCCCGAGTGATTGAGGGGCGGCTGTCCTGCATCCGGGAATGAATCGGCCCTGAACTTTACGCGGGACTTTTCCCCGAATCGTGCTTAACAGTAGAAGTTAATCAGGCACAATTCACCACGGGAACGATCATGAACGCTGAAGAATCAGGGCTCTCGGAAATACCGGCCCTCATGGCCATGCTGGCTCACAAGGACGGACTGATCCGCAAAAAAGGGCGGGAAGGGCTGGAAGCGCTGGGAAAACCGGCGGTTGCGCCCCTGTGCGAAGCTCTGCTCACCGCCAAGGACCACCATGTGCGCTGGGCCGCTGCCAAGGCCCTCGGGACGTTGCGCGAACCGGACTCCGCACCGGCGCTGGTCGATGCGCTTGAAGACCGAAACTCCGATGTGTCCTGGCTCGCGGCCGTGGCACTGGAAAATCTCGGGCAGGAAGCGTGGCGGCCGCTTTTGCAGGCCCTGATCGACCGTGGAGTCGAGTCCGTGGCCCTGCGCGAGGGAGCGCACCATGTCTTCTCCAAGCAGAAGGCTTCCGGATTCGACGATCTGCTGGACACGATCCGCGAAGCCCTTGAATTTGGCGAACTGACGGAAGCCGGGGGCATCGCCGCGTCGGAAATGCTCAAACGCTTGCGGGACAAGGCCGCCTCCCGATGACAAGACTGCGCCAATCCCCCCATCCATGCTGGGTGAAATCACACAATTCAGCACAAATTAAATTTGCGGCAAAGCACCTATTGCAATCAAGATATTGGGATAATTGAATTAAAATCCGCAGGACGAGCTGGCACGCATCCTGCGTATGGAATGCCAAATGAATTCACCCAGGAGGACGTATGGGACCAACCCCAGAGGTTTTGGAAAAGTTTCGGAAAAAAGCGGAAATCGTCTCGGCCATTGTCTCGGAAGTGGACTCCATGGCTCAGGCCATTGCCTATACTGTTGATCTGTGCGCCCAGAAAGAAGCCTGTCAGCTGCTCATGAGCGGCTGTGAGGAAACCCTGTCCGACAAGGGCAAGGATCTGTGCGAACTGAAAGAATGGGGCAAGATCATCGCCGCCCCCGCCCTGAACGATGCCGACATGGCAGAGCTGCTCAAGCAGGCCGCGGAACGCCAGATCTCCGTCATCAAGGACGGAATGCGCGGCCATCTGGCCGGCATCGACATCGGGTTCACGGTCGCGGACTACGGCATCGGCGAGACCGGCAGCCTGGTCATCGATTCCTCCAGCGAGGAATTGCGTCTGGCCACCATGGTCAGCGAAATCCACGTCGCGGTCATCCCCAAATCACGCATCCGCGCCACGGCCGAGGACATGTACGCCGAACTCAAGGGCTTCATGAGCCAGAAACCCAATTATCTGGCCTTTGTCACCGGCGCGAGCCGCACCGCTGACATCGAACGCGTTCTGGCCCTGGGCGTGCACGGGCCCCTGGAACTGCACATCCTGATTCTGGAGGACAAATAATGCAGAAGGCCAAAAATCTTTCCGAATATAACGAGGAACTGCGCGAAGCTCTGGACAACACCTTCCTGCGCGGAGCCATGGACAAATTCGCCACGGCCTACCCCGTGGGCCGGGCCAATGCCTTCCGCGAATACGACGTGGAGGCCCTGATCGAAGAAGTGGCCAAGGCCAAGGACGCTGGCCTGAACCGCCTGGACGAACTTTATGCCGAGTTCAAGGCCAAGGCCGAAGCGAACGGCGTTAAAGTGCACATGGCCAAGGACGGCGACGAGGCCAACGAGATCGTGGCCCGCATCGCTGCCGAGAACAAGTGCAAGATCATCGTCAAATCCAAGTCCATGACGGCCGAGGAAACCCTTTTGAACCACCGCCTGGAAAAAGACGGACTCGAAGTGGTCGAGACCGACCTTGGCGAATGGATCATCCAGCTGCGGCACGAAGGCCCCAGTCACATGGTCATGCCGGCCATTCACCTGTCCCGCTACCAGGTCGCGGAGCTCTTCTCGCAGGTCACCAAGCATGACCAGTCCTCGGACATCCAGCGTCTGGTCAAGGTCGCCCGCCGCGAGCTGCGCCAGAAATACGCCGATGCGGACATGGGCGTCAGCGGAGCCAACTTCGCCATCGCCGAAACCGGCACCATCGGCCTCATGACCAACGAGGGCAACGCCCGCCTGGTCACCACCCTGCCCCGCGTGCATGTGGCCATCGCCGGCATCGACAAGCTCTGCGGCAGCCTTGAGGACGCCCTG
The Desulfomicrobium macestii DNA segment above includes these coding regions:
- a CDS encoding FAD-binding and (Fe-S)-binding domain-containing protein, with protein sequence MPLPSSLAAALARIVPAERLYPDAVRARVFALDASIYQPRAKAVIDLENETEIRNLLATLREHGGGVTFRGAGTSLNGQATGEEIVARIRGPFWRRHEILDEGRAIRLHCGLTGGEADAALAPLGRRIGPDPASASAASIGGMVANNAAGMCCTVDQNTFATMRHMRLILADGTILDTEDPDSVAALRISHAHVLERLLALRGRIMADPAMVERIRRKYSIKNTTGYAINALTEYGDPLDMLTHLMIGSEGTLGFVSSVTLATVPVHPLRATALMIFPDLNAAARAVMALRGGCPVQAAELLDRTSIRAVEGLPSAPPILRKLGDEACAVLMETRAEDSDTLARNTEAILAALVDIEQVIPPRFTTDPAECERLWAVRRGLFSAVTSFRAADEFVITEDINIPVERLAEGCAAFQRLFKRHGYDAGIMGHAFHGNFHFTLPTRISDPAELRRLHEFLDDLATLITQDFDGSLKAEHGTGRAIAPYVRQEWGDPIHAIMREIKKLLDPHGILNPGVMFNEDPSAHLEGLKLPLTSHQKIDMCVDCGFCEPVCPSRHIAFTPRQRIAAWREITRLEQDGRDDEARQWREAFTELGESTCATDGLCTTRCPLSIDVASFIRDLRHEAATPLTRTAAARVATHFNTATSLVRGVLGAADLAHLALGDLKMEAVSRILTRLSGNRLPLWQKHLPRAAVSIAGKPGCATDRDVVVYLPSCATRTMGDTRGDRLPPLPEVTRLLLERAGFTVRIPGNVNELCCGKAFETKGLFDQAQSKILELERALREASENGRHPILCDTSPCLARMKKEIRGLALFEPIEFAQTFLLPRLQLKPARRTIALHPTCSTRLMGLTDAFTDLAHRLAASVVLPEGILCCGFSGDKGFHRPDLNASALAGLAAQVAQCGEGYSTSRTCEIGLSLHGGIPYRNILYLLEECSRPDE
- a CDS encoding LutC/YkgG family protein; translation: MGPTPEVLEKFRKKAEIVSAIVSEVDSMAQAIAYTVDLCAQKEACQLLMSGCEETLSDKGKDLCELKEWGKIIAAPALNDADMAELLKQAAERQISVIKDGMRGHLAGIDIGFTVADYGIGETGSLVIDSSSEELRLATMVSEIHVAVIPKSRIRATAEDMYAELKGFMSQKPNYLAFVTGASRTADIERVLALGVHGPLELHILILEDK
- a CDS encoding TRAP transporter small permease → MKNFLRILGHIEELTVGGLLLLLAVGTTIQVMTRYFLGMTFDWFDEGSRYLLVFVTFAGAGMAVKYGAHFSMEAVTQYAPPRIAAALRTLAGLLSAAVMLVIAWYGWEQTTLLARYGMTTASQGMPMWVAYLPIPVFGVSIALRFLGRALGQARIMFGQTAEERD
- a CDS encoding cupin domain-containing protein yields the protein MKKTSLLLAAMSFLLILQTGCAARQKEHDAHAGPAVVRELVKTTESWNKKTLPAYPGGQPEITILRIAIPAGTRLKTHTHPVINAGVLLSGQLTVVAANGEKLHLKAGDPIVELVYTEHYGVNEGDEPAEIIVFYAGTSGAPITLSAPE
- a CDS encoding HEAT repeat domain-containing protein, whose translation is MNAEESGLSEIPALMAMLAHKDGLIRKKGREGLEALGKPAVAPLCEALLTAKDHHVRWAAAKALGTLREPDSAPALVDALEDRNSDVSWLAAVALENLGQEAWRPLLQALIDRGVESVALREGAHHVFSKQKASGFDDLLDTIREALEFGELTEAGGIAASEMLKRLRDKAASR
- a CDS encoding TRAP transporter large permease; amino-acid sequence: MVWFIVCTFLGLLLLSTPIAIVVLATTAGAVSLFLNVPLTALVQQLFRGLDNFLLLSIPFFILAGNIMAEGRIAHYLVQSMDACVGRFRGGLALAGILTCMFFAAISGSSPATVIAVGSIMIPALIRSGYSEKFSIGLITSAGTLGILIPPSIPMVLYSLVGNTSVSDMFMAGVVPGVIRVIIFGAFAVYMARRFNWGATSSHSLGETLRILGRASWGLAMPLIVLGGIYSGIFTPTEAAGVSVVYALLVETFIYRSLTWEKLRVILVKSAVLSSALLFIIACAMPFIWLLTREQLPVQAAEFIGAHISNKYVFLFLVNILLLAVGCVMDIVTSILVLTPIFLPMLAHFDIDPVAWGIMMIVNVEIGFLTFPFGLNLFVAMGITKKPLTYIARSVMPFLLLLFVCLLMVTYIPVISTWLPSVLK
- a CDS encoding DctP family TRAP transporter solute-binding subunit yields the protein MKMKVSVAIFLAMTMFCAASAQAERVLKFGHIAPTKIENKDFPMHKAALAFAEHVEKETKGEIRIEVFPLGQLGNERSMLEQVQFGTLDMMDCTTAVMSNLIPQVGLLDLFFLFPSKEVAYKVLADEEFKTVMDALMPGMGLIPIGYAENEMRDFGVRDKTITSPEQMKGVRVRVMDSPVFLESFRALGANPVGIPFPELYTALQQGAVDMQENPIPTSVMMKFTEVAKYLTRSSHSLTCLYKMVSRPVWESLTPEQQRIFLDAAKIAEDINRTENTNMRNELEKLAQEKFGATIADLTPEERKAFHDAVLPVHEKFANQVGNIPDDPKFGKYAGKRYYDMIVEKVNQYSN